The Leifsonia williamsii genome includes a region encoding these proteins:
- a CDS encoding VOC family protein: MTDDDRPENPTPPIPAGAMLLELVMLPVSDIDRSKAFYRDRVGFTVDVDVTPAEGVRIVQLTPPGSFCSVTMTAGMGDTGMAPGSLRGLHLVVPDMDAARERLLAGGVEVGAVQDMGGVLYAWFSDPDGNTWTLQHMPWRA, translated from the coding sequence ATGACGGACGACGACAGGCCCGAGAACCCCACGCCTCCGATTCCGGCCGGCGCCATGCTGCTCGAACTGGTGATGCTGCCGGTCAGCGACATCGATCGGTCGAAGGCGTTCTATCGCGATCGTGTCGGCTTCACCGTCGACGTGGATGTCACGCCGGCGGAGGGCGTCCGGATCGTGCAGCTGACGCCTCCCGGCTCCTTCTGCTCGGTGACCATGACCGCCGGGATGGGCGACACCGGCATGGCCCCCGGGTCGCTGCGCGGCCTCCATCTGGTGGTGCCGGACATGGACGCCGCCCGCGAGCGGCTGCTCGCGGGCGGCGTCGAGGTGGGTGCGGTCCAGGACATGGGCGGCGTGCTGTACGCGTGGTTCAGCGACCCGGACGGCAACACCTGGACGCTCCAGCACATGCCGTGGCGGGCGTGA
- the ribH gene encoding 6,7-dimethyl-8-ribityllumazine synthase, which translates to MSGAGAPNAAETIDGSGLRVVIVAGTWHEEITNGLIAGAQRTLDASGASYSLVRVPGSFELPVVSKAALEAGADAVVALGVIIRGGTPHFEYVSAAATDGLTRVALDTGKPVGFGVLTLDDEQQGLDRAGLPGSKEDKGEEAAHAALTTALTLRELRG; encoded by the coding sequence ATGAGCGGAGCGGGAGCCCCGAACGCAGCGGAGACGATCGACGGGAGCGGCCTGCGCGTCGTCATCGTCGCCGGAACCTGGCACGAGGAGATCACGAACGGCCTGATCGCGGGCGCCCAGCGCACGCTCGACGCGTCCGGCGCCTCCTACAGCCTGGTGCGCGTCCCGGGCAGCTTCGAGCTGCCGGTCGTCAGCAAGGCGGCGCTGGAGGCCGGGGCCGACGCGGTCGTGGCGCTCGGCGTCATCATCCGCGGCGGCACCCCGCACTTCGAGTACGTGTCGGCGGCCGCGACCGACGGCCTGACCCGCGTCGCCCTCGACACGGGCAAGCCGGTCGGGTTCGGCGTGCTCACCCTCGACGACGAGCAGCAGGGCCTCGACCGGGCCGGCCTCCCCGGCTCCAAGGAGGACAAGGGCGAGGAGGCGGCGCACGCCGCTCTGACGACCGCCCTGACGCTGCGCGAGCTGCGCGGCTGA
- the ribA gene encoding GTP cyclohydrolase II, giving the protein MSLATIPEALAELRAGRPVIVVDNESRENEGDVILAAELASQEWIAWTVKHSSGFICAPMTNEIADRLELPVMVVNNEDSRGTNYTISVDAADRLSTGISAADRAHTLRVLANLESTPASLHRPGHILPLRAVEGGVRERDGHTEAAVDLLKLAGMTPVGAIAEIVADDGEMMRLPGLIELGAREGVLVITIEALIAYLQEFHCDQQLETVAPIPETSRVIFEVETTVPTGHGAFRMRAYRDRMTGADHVAIVSGTPGPTGTLVRVHSECLTGEAFGSLKCECGPQLDAALDTIQREGGVVVYLRGHEGRGIGLINKLRAYKLQEDGLDTLDANLALGLPIDARDYGAATAILQDLGIRSVRLLTNNPEKVRQLEEHGVEVEERVPLVVGVGAFNEGYLETKRDRMGHAIGAIDPNTETTDTTDTADAIAAERTTR; this is encoded by the coding sequence ATGAGCCTGGCCACCATCCCCGAGGCCCTCGCCGAGCTGCGCGCCGGCCGCCCGGTGATCGTCGTCGACAACGAGAGCCGCGAGAACGAGGGCGACGTCATCCTCGCCGCCGAGCTCGCCAGCCAGGAGTGGATCGCCTGGACGGTGAAGCACTCCTCCGGCTTCATCTGCGCGCCGATGACCAACGAGATCGCCGACCGCCTCGAGCTGCCGGTCATGGTCGTCAACAACGAGGACTCCCGCGGCACGAACTACACGATCAGCGTCGATGCGGCCGACCGCCTCTCGACGGGCATCAGCGCCGCCGACCGCGCGCACACCCTGCGCGTCCTCGCGAACCTGGAGTCGACGCCCGCGAGCCTGCACCGGCCCGGCCACATCCTCCCGCTCCGGGCCGTGGAGGGCGGCGTGCGCGAGCGCGACGGCCACACCGAGGCCGCCGTCGACCTCCTGAAGCTCGCCGGCATGACGCCCGTCGGCGCCATCGCCGAGATCGTGGCCGACGACGGCGAGATGATGCGCCTGCCCGGCCTGATCGAGCTGGGGGCGCGGGAGGGCGTGCTCGTCATCACGATCGAGGCCCTGATCGCGTACCTGCAGGAGTTCCACTGCGACCAGCAGCTGGAGACGGTGGCCCCCATCCCCGAGACCTCCCGCGTGATCTTCGAGGTCGAGACGACGGTCCCGACCGGCCACGGCGCCTTCCGGATGCGCGCGTACCGCGACCGCATGACCGGCGCCGACCACGTCGCGATCGTCTCCGGCACGCCCGGTCCGACCGGGACGCTCGTGCGGGTGCACTCCGAGTGCCTGACCGGCGAGGCGTTCGGCTCGCTCAAGTGCGAGTGCGGCCCGCAGCTCGACGCGGCGCTCGACACGATCCAGCGGGAGGGCGGCGTCGTCGTCTACCTGCGCGGGCACGAGGGCCGCGGTATCGGCCTCATCAACAAGCTGCGCGCGTACAAGCTCCAGGAGGACGGCCTCGACACGCTCGACGCCAACCTGGCGCTGGGCCTGCCGATCGACGCCCGCGACTACGGCGCGGCGACGGCCATCCTGCAGGATCTCGGCATCCGCTCCGTGCGTCTGCTCACGAACAACCCCGAGAAGGTCCGCCAGCTGGAGGAGCACGGCGTGGAGGTCGAGGAGCGCGTTCCGCTCGTCGTCGGCGTCGGGGCCTTCAACGAGGGCTACCTCGAGACCAAGCGCGACCGGATGGGCCACGCCATCGGCGCGATCGACCCGAACACCGAGACCACAGACACCACCGACACAGCGGACGCGATCGCCGCGGAGAGGACGACACGATGA
- a CDS encoding riboflavin synthase, with protein MFTGIIEELGEITAVDRTADAARVTVRGPLAVSDARHGDSISVSGVCLTVIDKDAEHFTADVMAETLAMSTLDDVAPGRRVNLERAAQVGDRLGGHIVQGHIDGTATVLSIEDGSAWRVVRLSLDPEHAPLVARKGSIAIDGVSLTVSEVGGGREDGWFEVSLIPETLAATTLGDRVPGDRVNIETDILARHVERMLALEPNLTEPQTLTERSAS; from the coding sequence ATGTTCACCGGAATCATCGAAGAGCTGGGCGAGATCACCGCCGTCGACCGCACGGCCGACGCCGCGCGCGTCACGGTCCGCGGGCCGCTGGCGGTCAGCGACGCCCGGCACGGCGACTCCATCTCGGTCAGCGGCGTCTGCCTGACCGTGATCGACAAGGACGCCGAGCACTTCACGGCGGACGTGATGGCGGAGACCCTCGCCATGAGCACCCTCGACGACGTGGCGCCCGGCCGCCGGGTGAACCTCGAGCGCGCGGCCCAGGTCGGCGACCGGCTCGGCGGGCACATCGTGCAGGGCCACATCGACGGCACCGCGACCGTCCTCTCGATCGAGGACGGCAGCGCCTGGCGGGTCGTCCGGCTGAGCCTCGACCCGGAGCACGCGCCGCTTGTGGCGCGCAAGGGCTCCATCGCGATCGACGGCGTCTCGCTGACCGTCAGCGAGGTCGGCGGCGGACGTGAGGACGGCTGGTTCGAGGTCTCCCTCATCCCCGAGACCCTCGCCGCCACCACCCTCGGCGACCGCGTGCCGGGCGACCGCGTGAACATCGAGACCGACATCCTGGCCCGCCACGTGGAGCGGATGCTCGCGCTCGAGCCGAACCTCACCGAACCGCAGACGCTGACAGAACGGAGTGCGTCATGA
- the ribD gene encoding bifunctional diaminohydroxyphosphoribosylaminopyrimidine deaminase/5-amino-6-(5-phosphoribosylamino)uracil reductase RibD: MTWEAHMRTALELAANGPATGVNPRVGCVIVADDGRVLSEGWHRGVGTPHAEVDALSRLPEGGARGATAVVTLEPCNHWGHTGPCSEALITAGVARVVYAVADPGQHSSGGADRLREAGVEVVPGVLADEVEHFLDDWLTAARLGRPHITVKWAASLDGRTAAADGTSRWITGAAARQRVHEQREASDAIVVGTGTVLTDDPSLTARGDAGELMGTQPTPVVVGTRAVPNDAAVFRHPNPVIFEGTHDLEAVVADLHQRGFRRVYVEGGPTLATAFVAAGLVDEYAIYVAPTLLGGPQHAIGDIGVTTIAEQRRLRILDIERLGQDLYIRAVPAAEVPAPQVPAPEVPAAEPGTAPAKES; encoded by the coding sequence ATGACGTGGGAAGCCCACATGCGCACGGCGCTCGAGCTGGCCGCCAACGGCCCGGCGACCGGCGTCAACCCCCGCGTCGGCTGCGTGATCGTCGCCGACGACGGCCGCGTCCTGTCCGAGGGCTGGCACCGCGGCGTCGGCACCCCGCACGCCGAGGTCGACGCGCTCAGCCGGCTGCCGGAGGGAGGCGCGCGCGGGGCGACCGCGGTGGTCACGCTCGAGCCGTGCAACCACTGGGGCCACACCGGGCCGTGCTCGGAGGCGCTCATCACAGCCGGCGTCGCACGCGTCGTGTACGCGGTCGCCGATCCCGGGCAGCACTCCAGCGGCGGCGCCGACCGCCTGCGGGAGGCGGGCGTCGAGGTCGTGCCCGGCGTCCTCGCGGACGAGGTCGAGCACTTCCTCGACGACTGGCTGACCGCCGCGCGGCTCGGCCGCCCGCACATCACCGTGAAGTGGGCCGCCAGCCTCGACGGGCGCACCGCCGCCGCCGACGGCACGAGCCGCTGGATCACCGGCGCCGCGGCGCGGCAGCGTGTGCACGAGCAGCGGGAGGCGTCCGACGCGATCGTCGTCGGCACCGGCACCGTCCTCACCGACGACCCGAGCCTCACGGCCCGCGGCGACGCGGGAGAGCTCATGGGGACGCAGCCGACCCCCGTCGTGGTCGGCACGCGCGCCGTCCCCAACGACGCCGCCGTCTTCCGGCACCCGAACCCCGTGATCTTCGAGGGGACGCACGACCTGGAGGCGGTGGTCGCCGACCTCCACCAACGCGGCTTCCGCCGGGTCTACGTGGAGGGCGGCCCGACGCTCGCGACCGCGTTCGTCGCCGCCGGCCTCGTCGACGAGTACGCCATCTACGTGGCGCCGACCCTCCTGGGCGGCCCGCAGCACGCCATCGGCGACATCGGCGTCACGACCATCGCGGAGCAGCGCCGGCTGCGCATCCTCGACATCGAACGACTGGGCCAGGACCTGTACATCCGGGCCGTCCCCGCGGCGGAAGTCCCCGCACCACAAGTCCCCGCACCAGAAGTCCCCGCAGCAGAACCCGGCACCGCGCCGGCGAAGGAGAGCTGA
- a CDS encoding DUF7507 domain-containing protein, whose amino-acid sequence MLRTTRSRSLVRTGAAGASALLMAGAALLAGAPAGAAAGSAGIAEYAPPASTTLTVPKPYDDLSFYVCGATPNGTARIYSADTGRDIYSLSGDAMEFVGRAKGCQVPYAPTDVAEFGFLGSELHWSLAAAGDSTQDLGSGEVLQDGRNIIPTTSRIERTMTAGDDGAKLSYGTVNQVQTPNSLDWVGGGYTVILHVIDPHLQLTKQVCLAGTGCDAADDAQWGTTTTVATGSDVQWRLTAKNTGNIALADVRVSDDVLTGGTATGNDCAGASVVASLAPGASAAVTCSTAGVKGAGDVVNSAKLTSTFTDPSGGRILSRFTDGVGSNIDSASVRTVAPAIALVKQVCATGTGCDVADDAQWTDRVTVPFGTDAQWRLTVTNTGNTTLLDVVPTQENLTGGVEGPSKECESLAFGTLAAGQKKSLDCTTTGIVDTTQDAVNHAVVRGMPADDAGTPYDTLYPAGVSTPEATAAVATSVLVLEPEPGVTGPPITPAPGDETTPEPPATGVVVSDGLPPAPAGNGVKAVPSATHAEALASTGLDATLGGAAALLLLSTGAAVLVVRRRAVRGTVRQAARG is encoded by the coding sequence ATGCTACGCACCACCCGATCCAGATCCCTCGTCCGAACGGGCGCCGCCGGCGCCTCCGCGCTCCTGATGGCCGGAGCCGCCCTGCTCGCCGGAGCGCCCGCCGGGGCCGCGGCGGGCTCCGCAGGGATCGCAGAGTACGCGCCGCCCGCGTCGACGACGCTGACGGTGCCGAAGCCGTATGACGATCTGTCGTTCTATGTCTGCGGCGCAACGCCGAATGGCACGGCGCGGATCTACTCCGCAGACACAGGGCGGGACATCTACTCCTTGTCGGGAGACGCGATGGAGTTCGTGGGCCGGGCCAAGGGCTGCCAGGTGCCGTACGCGCCGACCGACGTGGCGGAGTTCGGATTCCTCGGAAGCGAGCTGCACTGGTCGCTCGCGGCCGCCGGTGATTCCACTCAGGATCTGGGCAGCGGCGAGGTCCTGCAGGACGGGCGCAATATCATCCCCACGACCAGCCGCATCGAACGGACGATGACGGCCGGCGACGACGGCGCCAAACTCAGCTACGGCACCGTGAACCAGGTCCAGACCCCCAATTCGTTGGACTGGGTCGGCGGCGGGTACACGGTCATCCTCCACGTCATCGACCCGCACCTCCAGCTCACCAAGCAGGTCTGCCTCGCCGGCACCGGTTGCGACGCGGCCGACGACGCCCAGTGGGGGACTACGACGACGGTCGCCACCGGCTCCGACGTGCAGTGGCGGCTGACGGCGAAGAACACGGGCAACATCGCGCTCGCCGATGTGCGGGTGTCGGACGATGTGCTCACCGGCGGCACCGCCACCGGAAACGACTGCGCGGGCGCCTCCGTCGTGGCGTCGCTCGCCCCGGGCGCCTCGGCGGCGGTCACCTGCAGCACCGCGGGTGTGAAGGGCGCCGGCGACGTCGTGAACTCCGCCAAGCTGACGAGCACGTTCACCGACCCGAGCGGCGGACGGATCCTCTCGCGCTTCACCGACGGCGTCGGCTCGAACATCGACTCGGCCTCGGTCCGCACCGTCGCGCCCGCCATCGCACTCGTGAAGCAGGTCTGCGCCACCGGCACCGGGTGCGACGTCGCCGACGACGCGCAGTGGACCGACCGCGTGACCGTCCCGTTCGGCACGGACGCTCAGTGGCGCCTGACGGTGACCAACACCGGCAACACCACGCTTCTCGACGTCGTGCCGACGCAGGAGAACCTCACCGGAGGGGTGGAGGGGCCGAGCAAGGAGTGCGAGTCGCTCGCCTTCGGCACCCTCGCAGCGGGGCAGAAGAAGTCCCTCGACTGCACGACGACCGGGATCGTCGACACCACGCAGGACGCCGTGAACCACGCCGTCGTCCGCGGCATGCCCGCCGACGACGCCGGCACCCCGTACGACACGCTCTACCCGGCCGGCGTGAGCACGCCCGAGGCGACGGCCGCCGTCGCCACGTCCGTGCTCGTCCTCGAGCCGGAGCCGGGTGTCACCGGTCCGCCGATCACCCCGGCGCCGGGCGACGAGACGACGCCGGAGCCTCCCGCCACCGGCGTGGTGGTCTCCGACGGGCTGCCTCCTGCTCCTGCGGGCAACGGCGTGAAGGCGGTGCCCTCGGCGACGCACGCTGAGGCATTGGCCTCCACAGGGCTTGACGCGACGCTGGGAGGCGCAGCCGCCCTGCTGCTCCTGTCCACCGGTGCTGCGGTGCTGGTCGTGCGGCGCCGAGCCGTGCGCGGAACGGTGCGCCAGGCCGCGCGCGGCTAG
- a CDS encoding sugar-binding transcriptional regulator, whose translation MAQPETENLPDKVRDALKAGHLYYMQDLTMEAIAHEMHTSRSSVSRLLSFARASGLVTIQIAQPHEGATRIQQSIHARHGVAAHIVPMPSAISDVDRLERVAISAARILDRFIDSNQTVGIAWGSTMSALSRHLIPKELHNVEFVQLNGAGNTYTTGVLYASEILRRFGDTYSGTIQEFPVPALFDDPQTKVAMWRERSTRRILDIQERMDVALFGLGSPFSEVRSHVYAGGYLDAEDYASLDAAGVVGDVATVFFREDGTHDGIALNERASGPDIELIKRVPRRVCIVSGPSKVHSLRGALAAGLITDLIVDEGTARALVSLDDALEAEALVPADGEAAPESVQDSATPPAVVPAGA comes from the coding sequence ATGGCTCAGCCCGAGACCGAGAATCTGCCCGACAAGGTGCGCGACGCGCTCAAGGCCGGGCACCTCTACTACATGCAGGACCTCACGATGGAGGCGATCGCGCATGAGATGCACACGTCGCGCTCCAGCGTCTCCCGCCTGCTGAGCTTCGCCAGGGCGTCGGGGCTCGTCACCATCCAGATCGCCCAACCGCACGAAGGTGCGACGCGCATCCAGCAGTCCATCCACGCCCGGCACGGGGTCGCGGCGCACATCGTCCCGATGCCGAGCGCGATCAGCGACGTCGATCGGTTGGAGCGGGTGGCCATCTCGGCTGCACGGATTCTCGACCGCTTCATCGACTCCAACCAGACCGTCGGCATCGCGTGGGGCTCGACCATGAGTGCGCTCAGCCGCCACCTCATCCCGAAGGAGCTGCACAACGTCGAGTTCGTGCAGCTCAACGGCGCGGGCAACACCTACACGACCGGCGTGCTGTACGCGTCGGAGATCCTGCGCCGGTTCGGCGACACGTACTCGGGGACGATCCAGGAGTTCCCCGTACCCGCCCTGTTCGACGACCCGCAGACGAAGGTCGCCATGTGGCGCGAGCGCAGCACCCGGCGCATCCTCGACATCCAGGAGCGGATGGATGTGGCGCTGTTCGGCCTCGGCTCCCCGTTCTCCGAGGTGCGCTCGCACGTGTACGCGGGCGGCTACCTCGACGCGGAGGACTACGCGTCGCTCGACGCGGCGGGGGTGGTCGGCGACGTCGCCACCGTGTTCTTCCGCGAGGACGGCACGCACGACGGCATCGCGTTGAACGAGCGGGCCAGCGGCCCCGACATCGAGCTGATCAAGCGCGTGCCCCGCCGGGTGTGCATCGTGTCGGGTCCCTCGAAGGTGCACAGCCTGCGGGGCGCGCTCGCGGCCGGCCTGATCACCGACCTGATCGTGGACGAGGGAACGGCCAGGGCGCTCGTCTCCCTCGACGACGCCCTCGAGGCGGAGGCGCTGGTCCCCGCGGACGGCGAAGCGGCGCCGGAGTCCGTGCAGGACTCTGCGACGCCGCCCGCCGTCGTACCGGCCGGCGCCTAG